A region of Nevskiales bacterium DNA encodes the following proteins:
- a CDS encoding YqcC family protein — translation MSAVPGQLLRVAELVDAIEQEMRRIELWAADPPPVAAMASRVPFCYDTLEFWQWLQWILVPRMRLVLAGSDPLPAASGIAPLAEVEFRRLSQDTQRLLALIRELDQAITRG, via the coding sequence GTGAGCGCGGTCCCCGGGCAGCTGCTGCGCGTGGCCGAGCTGGTGGACGCCATCGAGCAGGAGATGCGCCGGATCGAGTTGTGGGCCGCGGACCCGCCGCCGGTCGCGGCCATGGCCAGCCGCGTGCCGTTCTGCTACGACACGCTCGAGTTCTGGCAGTGGCTGCAATGGATCCTGGTGCCGCGCATGCGCCTGGTCCTGGCCGGCAGCGATCCGCTGCCGGCGGCCAGCGGGATCGCGCCGCTGGCCGAGGTCGAGTTCCGGCGCCTGTCGCAAGACACCCAGCGGCTGCTGGCGCTGATCCGCGAACTCGACCAGGCCATCACCCGGGGTTGA